The proteins below are encoded in one region of Roseofilum capinflatum BLCC-M114:
- the groL gene encoding chaperonin GroEL (60 kDa chaperone family; promotes refolding of misfolded polypeptides especially under stressful conditions; forms two stacked rings of heptamers to form a barrel-shaped 14mer; ends can be capped by GroES; misfolded proteins enter the barrel where they are refolded when GroES binds): MAKIVSFKEESRKALEKGVNALADAVRITLGPKGRNVLLEKQFGAPQIINDGITVAKEIELEDALENTGAQLIREVASKTKDTAGDGTTTATVLAQAMVKEGLKNVAAGANPVALRRGIEKTIAHLVKEIAAIAKPVEGDAIAQVATVSSGNDEEVGQMIAKAMEAVTKDGVITVEESKSLLTELEVVEGMEIDRGYLSPYFITNNDQMTVEYDSAKILLTDKKISSIQDLVPVLEKVARAGQPLLIIAEDIEGEALATLVVNKARGVLNAAAVKAPGFGDRRKQMLQDIAVLTGGQVISEEVGLSLDTIELDMLGSARKISIDKDSTVIVSENNTQADVEKRIAQIRRQLEETDSDYDKEKLQERIAKLAGGVAVIKVGAATETELKDRKLRIEDALNATKAAVDEGIVPGGGTTLIHLSNKVEELKAQLSPEEQIGAEIVSRALAAPLRQIADNAGVEGSVVVSHVRTTEFNVGYNAATGEYVDMIVAGIIDPAKVVRSSVQNAGSIAGMVLTTEALVVEKPEPKSAAPDMGGMGGMGGMGGMGGMGGMGGMGMM; this comes from the coding sequence ATGGCTAAAATTGTCTCATTTAAGGAAGAATCGCGGAAAGCCTTAGAAAAAGGTGTAAACGCCCTAGCGGATGCCGTCCGTATTACCCTCGGCCCCAAAGGTCGGAATGTGCTGTTAGAAAAGCAATTTGGAGCGCCCCAAATCATTAATGATGGGATCACTGTTGCTAAAGAAATTGAACTCGAAGATGCTCTCGAAAATACTGGAGCGCAACTGATCCGGGAAGTAGCGTCTAAAACCAAAGACACGGCAGGGGATGGAACCACCACCGCTACTGTTTTAGCTCAAGCCATGGTGAAGGAAGGGCTAAAAAATGTGGCTGCTGGTGCAAACCCCGTGGCGCTACGTCGGGGAATTGAAAAAACGATCGCCCACTTAGTCAAAGAAATTGCCGCCATTGCTAAACCCGTAGAAGGAGATGCGATCGCCCAAGTGGCCACGGTTTCTTCTGGCAATGACGAAGAAGTGGGGCAAATGATTGCCAAAGCCATGGAAGCGGTCACCAAAGATGGTGTAATCACCGTGGAAGAGTCCAAATCCTTGCTCACCGAGCTGGAAGTGGTGGAAGGGATGGAAATCGATCGCGGTTATCTGTCGCCCTATTTCATCACCAACAATGACCAGATGACGGTGGAATATGACAGTGCCAAGATTCTGCTCACTGACAAAAAAATCAGCTCGATTCAAGACCTGGTTCCGGTTTTAGAAAAAGTGGCCAGAGCGGGTCAACCCCTGCTGATTATTGCAGAGGACATTGAAGGGGAAGCCCTAGCCACTCTGGTGGTGAATAAAGCCAGAGGGGTACTGAATGCAGCCGCCGTTAAAGCACCGGGATTTGGCGATCGCCGCAAACAAATGCTGCAAGACATTGCCGTATTGACTGGCGGTCAAGTGATTTCCGAAGAAGTGGGCTTAAGTCTCGATACCATCGAGCTAGACATGCTGGGAAGCGCCCGCAAAATTAGCATCGACAAAGACAGCACCGTGATCGTCTCGGAAAACAACACCCAAGCGGATGTTGAAAAACGGATCGCCCAAATTCGTCGCCAACTGGAAGAAACCGATTCTGATTACGATAAAGAAAAACTGCAAGAGCGGATCGCTAAACTCGCTGGTGGGGTAGCCGTCATTAAGGTGGGTGCAGCGACTGAAACGGAACTTAAAGACCGCAAACTTCGCATCGAAGACGCGCTAAACGCCACCAAAGCTGCTGTTGATGAAGGGATTGTTCCCGGAGGCGGAACGACCTTAATTCACCTGTCCAATAAAGTGGAAGAACTCAAAGCTCAATTAAGCCCTGAAGAGCAAATTGGTGCAGAAATCGTCTCTCGCGCCTTGGCTGCTCCCCTACGTCAAATTGCTGATAATGCTGGCGTTGAAGGTTCTGTTGTGGTTTCCCATGTACGGACTACTGAATTTAATGTGGGCTACAACGCTGCTACGGGTGAATATGTAGACATGATTGTTGCGGGTATTATTGACCCGGCTAAAGTGGTTCGTTCTTCTGTGCAAAATGCTGGTTCCATTGCTGGAATGGTCTTAACCACGGAAGCCTTAGTCGTAGAAAAACCTGAACCCAAATCTGCTGCTCCCGATATGGGCGGCATGGGCGGCATGGGCGGCATGGGTGGTATGGGTGGCATGGGCGGCATGGGCGGCATGGGTATGATGTAA
- a CDS encoding D-Ala-D-Ala carboxypeptidase family metallohydrolase, which translates to MTRLSPDERNALYTVESERVGIHKSILAGLYEVQQKPQLQDGETGLGISPANRIALESVDEFEGQVIYAANTIRVITDTLISQGWQGDDLWDTTLGYYSKKFIERVAEGYSPPPQEVKAARLEPCDGKKLYEIYVEDLQTDYSLENLPSNLSYLDIALLSLVERIPQYYQGLPHQRDGLLEVFRIWRNFDTREEAIAALTEVPPSTAPNWEETHVDPPLLQFLSRLSRNYLGYPHQREALIRLTQLWRNLDSREEAISSLERDTSPEPALFYLDPALIAFAQRVPQYYTGRGYQRQALTEAFRIWRKLSSRTAALADLGLEVKMLRTSSTDPNVLANTAAQLDRELLGFIKRVPFAYTEEEHQRNALIRMVQLWRGLDSREIAIYTLFEDLKRMNNTHRNSPDAPRQPGPVVLPPRPSRWTPDNIQLHASIIPGGYFTWAEATHGGTRVPPNQSTVNAIVRIAVLAQQARDRIGRPFFITSWYRPPDINHRVGGVSNSRHIVGDAIDFYCDGLTGNQIYWFLDPWWPGGLGRYQRYPYIAHIDARSYRARWIR; encoded by the coding sequence ATGACCCGATTATCACCAGATGAACGTAACGCCCTGTACACCGTGGAGTCGGAACGGGTGGGCATTCATAAATCGATTTTGGCAGGATTATATGAGGTGCAGCAAAAACCCCAACTTCAGGATGGAGAAACGGGGCTGGGAATTTCCCCGGCTAACCGTATTGCTCTAGAATCCGTTGATGAGTTTGAAGGTCAGGTCATCTATGCCGCCAATACAATAAGGGTAATTACGGATACACTAATTAGTCAAGGATGGCAAGGGGACGACCTTTGGGATACGACTCTGGGTTACTACAGCAAGAAATTTATTGAGCGGGTGGCCGAGGGCTATTCGCCGCCACCCCAGGAAGTCAAAGCAGCCCGTTTAGAGCCTTGTGATGGTAAAAAGCTGTATGAAATTTATGTCGAAGACTTGCAAACGGACTATAGCCTCGAAAACCTGCCCTCGAATCTCTCCTATTTGGATATTGCCCTGTTATCTCTGGTCGAGCGCATCCCCCAATATTATCAAGGCTTACCTCATCAACGGGATGGTCTGCTAGAGGTGTTTCGGATCTGGCGTAACTTTGATACCCGTGAAGAGGCGATCGCCGCTCTCACCGAAGTTCCCCCCTCCACAGCCCCCAACTGGGAAGAAACCCATGTTGATCCGCCCCTGCTGCAATTTCTCTCCCGTCTCTCTCGCAATTATCTCGGCTATCCCCATCAACGGGAAGCCCTGATCCGTCTCACCCAACTCTGGCGCAACCTGGACTCTAGGGAAGAAGCCATATCCTCCTTGGAACGGGACACCTCCCCCGAACCCGCCCTCTTTTATCTCGACCCCGCTCTGATTGCCTTTGCCCAACGGGTTCCCCAATACTACACCGGTCGCGGATACCAGCGCCAAGCCCTCACCGAAGCCTTCCGCATCTGGCGCAAACTCTCCTCCCGCACGGCAGCCTTAGCCGATTTAGGCTTAGAGGTCAAGATGCTCAGAACCAGCAGCACCGACCCCAATGTACTCGCCAATACCGCCGCCCAACTGGATCGGGAACTGCTCGGTTTTATCAAGCGTGTCCCTTTTGCCTACACCGAAGAAGAGCATCAGCGCAATGCCCTGATTCGTATGGTACAACTGTGGCGAGGACTGGACTCGCGGGAAATTGCTATCTATACCCTGTTTGAAGACCTGAAGCGGATGAATAACACTCACCGCAATAGCCCGGATGCTCCTCGCCAACCGGGGCCCGTGGTTTTACCACCCCGTCCCAGCCGTTGGACACCCGACAATATTCAACTCCATGCTTCTATTATTCCCGGAGGCTATTTTACTTGGGCTGAAGCTACCCATGGCGGGACGCGAGTGCCTCCCAATCAATCCACGGTTAATGCTATTGTCAGAATAGCAGTTTTAGCACAACAGGCCCGCGATCGCATCGGTCGCCCCTTCTTTATCACCAGTTGGTATCGTCCCCCCGATATTAATCACCGAGTTGGCGGAGTGTCTAATAGTCGGCATATCGTCGGAGATGCCATAGACTTTTACTGTGACGGACTCACCGGAAATCAAATTTATTGGTTCCTCGATCCCTGGTGGCCTGGGGGTTTAGGTCGATATCAGAGATACCCCTATATCGCCCATATTGACGCTCGTAGCTATCGAGCGCGATGGATTCGCTAA
- the ftsH2 gene encoding ATP-dependent zinc metalloprotease FtsH2: MKLSWKVILLWTLPALVIGFFVWQGAFAPNVVDGGRNAATTRMTYGRFIEYLEAGRVNKVDLYEGGRTAIVEAVDPELDNIMQRLRVDLPGNSPEVISQLRQADVNLDIHPPRSDGAVWGLLGNLVFPLLLIAGLFFLFRRSGNVPGGPGQAMNFAKSKAKFQMEAKTGVMFDDVAGIEEAKEELQEVVTFLKKPERFTAVGARIPKGVLLVGPPGTGKTLLAKAIAGEAGVPFFSISGSEFVEMFVGVGASRVRDLFKKAKDNAPCIIFIDEIDAVGRQRGAGIGGGNDEREQTLNQLLTEMDGFEGNTGIIIIAATNRPDVLDQALLRPGRFDRQVTVDAPDVKGRLEILDVHARNKKLAPEVSLKAIARRTPGFTGADLANLLNEAAILTARRRKDAITMQEIDDAVDRVVAGMEGTPLTDGKSKRLIAYHEVGHAIVGTLLKDHDPVQKVTLIPRGQAQGLTWFTPSEEQSLISRAQLTARICGALGGRAAEAIIFGDAEVTTGAGGDLQQVTGMARQMVTRFGMSDLGPLSLEGQTSEVFLGRDLMSRSEYSEEIASRIDAQVRVIVEHCYDQALQIMRDHRNVIDRLVDLLIEKETIDGEEFRQIVAEYTTVPEKESYIPQI; this comes from the coding sequence ATGAAATTATCTTGGAAAGTCATACTTCTGTGGACATTACCCGCCCTAGTCATTGGCTTCTTTGTGTGGCAAGGAGCCTTTGCCCCCAATGTGGTCGATGGAGGTCGCAATGCTGCAACCACGCGCATGACCTATGGCCGCTTCATTGAGTACCTGGAAGCGGGTCGAGTCAATAAAGTGGATCTCTACGAAGGCGGCAGAACGGCCATTGTGGAAGCCGTCGATCCTGAACTCGATAACATCATGCAGCGCTTGCGGGTAGACCTTCCGGGCAACTCCCCAGAAGTGATTTCCCAACTGCGCCAAGCGGATGTGAACTTGGATATCCATCCCCCCCGCAGTGATGGAGCCGTTTGGGGCTTACTGGGTAATTTAGTCTTCCCTTTACTGTTGATTGCTGGATTATTTTTCCTCTTCCGCCGTTCGGGTAATGTACCGGGGGGGCCGGGGCAGGCGATGAATTTTGCTAAATCGAAAGCTAAATTTCAAATGGAAGCCAAAACCGGTGTCATGTTTGATGATGTGGCCGGTATTGAAGAAGCTAAAGAAGAATTACAAGAAGTCGTTACATTCCTGAAGAAACCCGAACGGTTTACGGCCGTTGGCGCACGCATTCCTAAAGGGGTGCTGTTGGTGGGCCCTCCGGGAACGGGTAAAACTTTGCTGGCTAAGGCGATCGCCGGAGAAGCAGGCGTTCCCTTCTTCAGTATCTCTGGTTCCGAGTTCGTGGAAATGTTTGTTGGGGTCGGCGCTTCGCGGGTGCGCGACCTGTTTAAGAAAGCCAAAGATAACGCCCCTTGCATTATCTTCATCGATGAAATTGATGCCGTGGGTCGGCAACGGGGAGCCGGTATTGGCGGCGGAAATGATGAGCGCGAACAAACCCTAAACCAGTTATTGACGGAAATGGATGGGTTTGAAGGTAACACAGGCATTATTATTATCGCGGCGACCAACCGCCCGGATGTGCTGGATCAGGCCCTGTTACGTCCCGGTCGCTTTGACCGTCAGGTAACGGTGGATGCTCCTGATGTGAAGGGACGGTTGGAAATTCTCGATGTTCATGCTCGCAATAAGAAATTAGCGCCGGAAGTTTCCTTAAAGGCGATCGCCCGTCGCACCCCTGGCTTTACCGGTGCAGACTTAGCTAACTTGCTCAATGAAGCTGCTATTCTCACGGCTAGACGGCGCAAAGACGCGATCACGATGCAAGAAATTGATGATGCGGTAGACCGGGTAGTAGCGGGAATGGAAGGGACTCCCCTCACGGATGGTAAGAGCAAGCGCTTAATTGCCTATCATGAAGTCGGCCATGCGATCGTCGGAACCTTGCTCAAAGACCACGACCCCGTACAGAAAGTCACCCTCATTCCCAGGGGACAAGCCCAAGGGTTAACCTGGTTTACCCCTAGCGAAGAACAAAGCCTGATTTCTCGCGCCCAACTCACCGCTCGCATTTGTGGGGCCCTTGGGGGTCGCGCTGCCGAAGCCATCATTTTTGGCGACGCAGAAGTGACCACCGGTGCAGGGGGAGATTTGCAGCAAGTCACCGGAATGGCTCGGCAAATGGTCACCCGGTTTGGCATGTCCGATCTGGGCCCCTTATCCCTAGAAGGTCAAACCAGTGAAGTGTTCTTAGGTCGGGATCTGATGTCCCGTTCTGAATACTCAGAAGAAATTGCCTCCCGCATTGATGCCCAAGTTCGGGTCATTGTAGAACATTGCTACGATCAAGCTCTGCAAATTATGCGCGATCATCGCAATGTCATCGATCGCCTGGTCGATCTGCTGATTGAAAAAGAAACCATTGATGGGGAAGAGTTCCGGCAGATTGTGGCGGAATATACCACGGTTCCAGAAAAGGAAAGTTACATTCCTCAAATCTAA
- the tsaB gene encoding tRNA (adenosine(37)-N6)-threonylcarbamoyltransferase complex dimerization subunit type 1 TsaB, with protein sequence MSGLALHTTSPQLGLALQDLTGNRRSQTWNLGHETSSQLHHLLGTFIQPLSWQDLSWLAVAKGPGGFTGTRLGLVTARTLAQQLNLPLFTISTLAAVAWSRREEHPVIAVEMPAQRGQRFGAIYPVNTYPPIPLIPDQVFTPEGWQKTLEQHSYPLIQTPPHLGETVSSVLELAALGWKQGERPSWIDALPFYGQHPVQ encoded by the coding sequence ATGTCCGGTTTAGCCCTCCATACCACCAGCCCCCAACTCGGTTTAGCTCTCCAAGACCTAACCGGAAATCGGCGATCGCAAACCTGGAACCTCGGACATGAAACCTCAAGTCAACTGCACCATTTACTAGGAACCTTCATTCAACCCCTCAGTTGGCAAGACTTAAGCTGGTTAGCCGTTGCCAAAGGCCCTGGAGGCTTTACCGGGACTCGTCTGGGTCTAGTCACTGCTCGCACCCTGGCCCAACAGCTCAATCTACCCCTCTTTACTATTTCTACCCTCGCTGCTGTAGCCTGGTCGCGTCGAGAGGAACATCCCGTGATAGCGGTAGAAATGCCTGCTCAACGGGGGCAGCGCTTTGGAGCCATCTATCCGGTGAACACCTATCCCCCGATCCCCCTCATTCCGGATCAAGTCTTTACTCCTGAAGGATGGCAAAAGACCTTAGAACAGCATTCCTATCCCTTAATTCAAACCCCACCCCATTTAGGCGAAACCGTTTCCAGTGTTTTAGAGTTAGCAGCATTAGGTTGGAAACAGGGAGAACGACCCAGTTGGATCGATGCACTTCCCTTTTATGGCCAACATCCAGTACAGTAA
- a CDS encoding alpha/beta hydrolase, which produces MPRTVEFESSMRMMKRSPRQWGLRLILTLLTSWCAFAQAAYGADRINLRLGLWQTQIAIADLEHFSETGTLSPALHPYRSVLTPRVQQLIDYRFPIDTRLGDRILRNIFHSPLSLEIYQSVVPILPDSRLDYLEQAVTTTLKNNHFSVLSILKAYPGKEITVNLSAALSFALQFNHDYWQSRLLEPLLSRELLVNEPSDALTWDIDPTQPADDLVEKTSLILRDWDRKRVIPVDLYTIPESPASGPLVVISHGYGSDRNYLSGLAYHLASNGLTVAAIEHPGSSLKWLINGSKFSHLATLVPPEEFIDRPQDIRFLLDYLQNLNHQPGPFYGKLNTERVTMVGHSLGGYTAFVLAGAELDLTSLRRFCRDRLPLGRSPADWLQCAAADLTTVPHSLKDDRIVQVIAISPVIGRLFGETGISAVKIPTLILTNTNDAVTPALEHQIRPFNHLTGPKYLLTAIGTPHLSIGNLRYSNPVTSPFQPLHQLLNGVSLAFIKQLTPEKERYQVFLSPAYTQSFSTPKIPLRLNQSLPGSLWERVEVGRWLHWLGWG; this is translated from the coding sequence GTGCCCAGAACTGTTGAGTTTGAGTCAAGCATGAGGATGATGAAGCGATCGCCCAGGCAATGGGGTTTAAGATTGATCTTAACTTTGTTGACAAGCTGGTGTGCCTTCGCACAAGCTGCCTATGGAGCCGATCGCATCAATCTCCGTTTAGGATTATGGCAGACTCAAATCGCGATCGCCGATTTAGAACACTTTAGCGAAACCGGAACCCTCTCCCCAGCCTTGCACCCCTATCGCTCTGTCCTCACCCCTAGGGTACAGCAGCTCATAGATTATCGGTTTCCCATCGATACCCGACTGGGCGATCGCATCCTCAGAAACATTTTTCACTCTCCCCTCAGTCTAGAAATTTACCAAAGTGTCGTTCCCATTTTGCCCGATAGTCGTCTCGACTATCTAGAGCAAGCTGTAACCACCACCCTGAAAAACAACCATTTCAGTGTTCTCTCGATTCTCAAAGCTTATCCCGGTAAAGAAATCACCGTAAATCTATCCGCCGCCCTATCCTTTGCCCTCCAGTTTAACCATGATTATTGGCAAAGTCGTCTTCTAGAACCCTTACTGAGTCGGGAACTGTTAGTCAATGAACCCTCAGACGCTTTAACCTGGGACATCGATCCCACCCAACCGGCGGATGACCTGGTAGAAAAAACATCATTAATCCTTCGAGATTGGGATAGAAAGCGGGTGATCCCCGTAGATCTCTATACTATTCCTGAATCGCCAGCCTCTGGCCCCCTAGTGGTCATTTCCCACGGATATGGCTCCGATCGCAATTACTTATCCGGTTTAGCCTACCATTTAGCATCCAATGGATTAACCGTAGCGGCGATCGAGCATCCCGGAAGTAGCCTAAAATGGTTAATAAATGGGTCAAAATTTAGCCACTTGGCGACCTTAGTTCCTCCAGAAGAATTTATCGATCGCCCCCAAGATATCCGCTTTTTGCTCGATTATCTACAAAACCTCAATCATCAACCCGGCCCTTTTTACGGCAAACTGAACACCGAGCGGGTAACAATGGTCGGTCATTCCTTGGGGGGATATACTGCCTTCGTTTTAGCCGGTGCAGAGCTAGATTTAACCAGTTTACGCCGATTTTGCCGCGATCGCCTACCCTTGGGTCGTTCTCCGGCTGACTGGTTACAATGTGCAGCCGCCGATCTCACCACTGTACCCCACTCTCTCAAGGACGACCGCATTGTACAAGTGATTGCCATTAGCCCCGTGATCGGGCGTTTATTTGGCGAAACTGGAATCAGCGCCGTAAAAATCCCCACCCTGATCTTAACCAATACCAATGATGCTGTTACCCCTGCTCTCGAACATCAAATCCGCCCCTTTAACCACTTAACCGGGCCCAAATATCTGCTCACCGCTATCGGAACCCCCCATTTAAGTATTGGCAATCTCAGATATTCCAATCCAGTCACCTCCCCCTTTCAACCTCTACATCAATTGCTAAATGGAGTTTCACTAGCCTTTATTAAACAATTAACCCCAGAGAAAGAACGCTATCAAGTTTTTCTCAGTCCAGCTTATACCCAATCCTTTTCCACTCCTAAAATTCCCCTGCGCTTAAATCAGTCCCTTCCAGGAAGCCTATGGGAGCGGGTAGAGGTCGGTCGTTGGCTGCATTGGCTGGGTTGGGGATAA